From a region of the Rhipicephalus microplus isolate Deutch F79 chromosome X, USDA_Rmic, whole genome shotgun sequence genome:
- the LOC142775499 gene encoding uncharacterized protein LOC142775499, with protein sequence MQESEGSQGPRVQLGSDDLRGARETCEDGGPRHRAKQKKKKKKKRPSVEDGDAPLLVTYNRPPAANYSYGSMSPLMSHRGLLHNNSLTGDHDRDLTPSRISHCSDYSTSSSSGGCGVPADSSSEPSEGEFVKTPGGSRKCSPRKISKTGNITPQPGEFGSTNGSSPWKMAPPERPDPAGGRSHDVIVIDSSAASADESYASSASPSASPVKTNGTASSPRHAIFCVGSRQTPPPPSAKSRIPYLAAPNRATSSKNLTTNGTKSPIPQHHQQQQMVKQQAMTNGRVRQSSTPPNPNARCRSLDAGLATLPRSTSHSSEGSMTSDKAFLTRGVPGRCSWRSPPPVRTSPRSNSDGNKTWAFRQRGSSRPALTPDLFTEPGSMRSAVHLSPTKSQRPNMISPLLQELLREKDLDSDDKILNKMEFIVNHYRSRLDKGDCSDPKGTSTLPKASHTAPTSPDSFCSLPCRRRGSKIPKATYYDRN encoded by the exons ATGCAAGAGTCTGAAGGATCCCAAGGCCCAAGGGTCCAGCTCGGATCCGATGACCTAAGAGGCGCTCGTGAAACGTGCGAGGACGGCGGCCCGAG GCACCGGGctaagcagaagaagaagaagaagaagaagaggccaTCGGTCGAGGACGGCGACGCTCCGCTTCTG GTCACTTACAATAGACCTCCCGCAGCAAACTACTCTTACGGCAGCATGTCGCCACTGATGTCACACAGAGGCCTGCTGCACAACAACTCGCTGACCGGCGACCACGACCGAGACCTGACACCGTCAAGAATATCGCACTGCAGCGACTACTCGACCAGCTCGAGCAGCGGTGGTTGCGGAGTGCCCGCCGACAGCAGCAGCGAGCCATCAGAAGGCGAGTTCGTCAAGACACCTGGAGGATCGCGGAAGTGCTCACCGCGAAAAATCTCCAAGACAGGCAACATCACACCACAGCCGGGCGAATTCGGAAGCACCAACGGCAGCTCCCCGTGGAAGATGGCGCCGCCAGAACGACCTGACCCGGCGGGAGGACGTTCACACGACGTCATCGTCATCGACAGCAGCGCCGCGTCGGCCGACGAGAGCTACGCATCGTCCGCTTCGCCCTCCGCCTCTCCCGTCAAGACGAACGGAACGGCATCCTCTCCGAGACATGCGATATTTTGTGTAGGGTCCAGGCAGACTCCTCCGCCACCATCTGCCAAGTCTAGGATTCCCTACCTCGCCGCACCCAACCGGGCCACGAGCTCGAAGAATCTGACTACAAACGGAACGAAGTCGCCAATTCCTCAACATCATCAGCAGCAACAGATGGTCAAGCAGCAGGCGATGACCAACGGCAGAGTCCGACAGTCGTCTACTCCGCCTAACCCCAACGCAAGGTGTCGTTCCCTGGACGCCGGACTGGCCACTCTACCCCGATCGACGTCTCACAGCAGTGAAGGGAGCATGACTTCCGACAAGGCGTTCCTCACGCGAGGCGTCCCGGGTCGCTGCTCGTGGAGGAGTCCGCCCCCAGTCCGGACCTCGCCGCGGTCTAACTCTGACGGCAACAAGACGTGGGCCTTCCGGCAGCGCGGTTCTTCCAGACCGGCCTTGACGCCGGACCTCTTCACCGAACCCGGCTCCATGAGAAGCGCGGTCCACTTGAGCCCGACCAAATCTCAGCGGCCCAACATGATATCGCCCCTACTGCAGGAGCTGCTGCGCGAAAAAGACCTTGATTCTGACGACAAGATCCTGAATAAGATGGAGTTCATCGTCAATCACTACCGTTCGCGACTTGACAAGGGTGATTGCAGTGATCCCAAGGGCACCTCCACCCTCCCTAAAGCCTCCCATACAGCACCCACGTCACCCGACAGCTTCTGCAGCCTTCCATGTCGGAGGCGGGGCTCGAAGATACCCAAGGCTACTTACTATGACAGGAACTAA